In Myxocyprinus asiaticus isolate MX2 ecotype Aquarium Trade chromosome 8, UBuf_Myxa_2, whole genome shotgun sequence, a single genomic region encodes these proteins:
- the LOC127444694 gene encoding sodium/potassium-transporting ATPase subunit alpha-1 isoform X2: MEGREQYELAATSEQGGKKSKSKGKKEKDKDMDELKKEVDLDDHRLSLDELTRKYSTDLTRGLSVARAKEILARDGPNALTPPPTTPEWVKFCKQLFGGFSTLLWIGAILCFLAYGIQAASEEEPANDNLYLGIVLSAVVMITGCFSYYQEAKSSKIMDSFKNLVPQQALVIRDGEKNNINAEEVVVGDLVEVKGGDRIPADLRIISAHGCKVDNSSLTGESEPQTRTPDFSNENPLETRNIAFFSTNCVEGTARGIVINTGDRTVMGRIATLASGLEVGRTPISIEIEHFIHIITGVAVFLGVSFFILSLILGYTWLEAVIFLIGIIVANVPEGLLATVTVCLTLTAKRMAKKNCLVKNLEAVETLGSTSTICSDKTGTLTQNRMTVAHMWFDNQIHEADTTENQSGTSFDRSSSTWAALARVAGLCNRAVFLAEQENIPILKRDVAGDASESALLKCIELCCGSVKGMREKYYKIAEIPFNSTNKYQLSIHKNLNSSETKHLLVMKGAPERILDRCSSILIQGKEHPLDDEMKDAFQNAYLELGGLGERVLGFCHFNLPDEQFPEDFQFDTEEVNFPTENLCFIGLMSMIDPPRAAVPDAVGKCRSAGIKVIMVTGDHPITAKAIAKGVGIISEGNETVEDIAARLNIPINEVDPRDAKACVIHGGDLKDLTAEQLDDVLKHHTEIVFARTSPQQKLIIVEGCQRQGAIVAVTGDGVNDSPALKKADIGVAMGIAGSDVSKQAADMILLDDNFASIVTGVEEGRLIFDNLKKSIAYTLTSNIPEITPFLLFICANIPLPLGTVTILCIDLGTDMVPAISLAYEAAESDIMKRQPRNPKTDKLVNERLISIAYGQIGMIQALAGFFTYFVILAENGFLPSTLLGIRVLWDDKYVNDLEDSYGQQWTYEQRKIVEFTCHTAFFTSIVIVQWADLIICKTRRNSVFQQGMKNKILIFGLFEETALAAFLSYCPGMDVALRMYPLKPNWWFCAFPYSLLIFIYDEIRKLIIRRSPGGWVERETYY, translated from the exons GAAGGTCGAGAACAATATGAGCTGGCGGCCACATCAGAGCAGGGGGGCAAGAAGTCAAAGTCCAAGGGcaaaaaagaaaaggataaaGATATGGATGAACTCAAAAAAGAAGTGGACTTG GATGATCACAGACTGTCACTGGATGAGCTCACTAGGAAATACAGCACTGATTTAACCAGG GGATTGTCAGTTGCTCGGGCAAAGGAAATCTTGGCACGTGATGGACCCAATGCATTGACTCCACCTCCAACAACCCCAGAATGGGTTAAGTTCTGCAAGCAGCTCTTTGGAGGATTCTCAACTCTCCTGTGGATTGGAGCTATCCTTTGTTTTCTTGCATATGGAATCCAGGCAGCCTCGGAGGAGGAACCTGCCAATGACAAC TTGTATCTGGGAATTGTGCTTTCTGCTGTCGTGATGATTACTGGATGTTTCTCATACTATCAAGAGGCCAAGAGCTCAAAGATCATGGACTCCTTCAAGAACCTTGTCCCTCAG CAAGCCTTGGTTATCCGTGATGGTGAGAAGAACAATATCAATGCTGAGGAAGTGGTGGTTGGAGATCTTGTGGAAGTAAAGGGTGGCGACAGAATTCCTGCTGATCTGCGTATCATTTCTGCTCATGGATGCAAG GTTGACAACTCTTCACTTACCGGTGAATCTGAGCCCCAGACTCGTACTCCTGATTTCTCCAACGAAAACCCTCTGGAGACCAGAAACATTGCATTCTTCTCTACCAACTGTGTTGAAG GTACTGCCAGAGGTATCGTCATCAACACTGGTGACCGTACTGTCATGGGTCGTATCGCCACCCTTGCCTCTGGTCTTGAAGTTGGTCGCACTCCCATCTCCATTGAGATTGAGCATTTCATCCACATCATCACTGGTGTAGCTGTCTTCCTGGGTGTTTCCTTCTTCATCCTGTCCCTGATCCTTGGCTACACTTGGCTGGAAGCAGTCATCTTCCTGATTGGTATCATTGTTGCCAATGTGCCAGAAGGTCTCTTGGCTACTGTAACT GTGTGTCTGACTCTGACTGCCAAACGTATGGCGAAGAAGAACTGCCTTGTAAAGAACCTCGAAGCGGTTGAGACTCTTGGCTCAACCTCAACCATCTGCTCTGACAAGACTGGAACTTTGACCCAGAACCGAATGACTGTGGCTCACATGTGGTTTGACAACCAGATTCATGAAGCAGACACCACAGAGAACCAGAGTGGAACCTCCTTTGATAGGAGCTCATCTACATGGGCCGCCCTTGCACGAGTCGCTGGCTTGTGCAACCGTGCtgtcttccttgctgagcaagaAAACATCCCAATTCTTAAG AGAGATGTGGCTGGTGATGCCTCAGAATCTGCCCTCCTAAAGTGTATTGAGCTCTGCTGTGGTTCAGTGAAGGGAATGAGAGAGAAGTACTACAAGATTGCAGAGATTCCTTTCAATTCCACCAACAAATACCAG CTTTCCATCCACAAGAACCTCAATTCATCTGAAACCAAACACCTGCTGGTCATGAAAGGAGCTCCTGAGAGAATCCTGGACAGATGCTCCTCTATTTTGATCCAGGGAAAAGAGCATCCCCTTGATGATGAGATGAAGGATGCCTTCCAGAATGCCTACTTGGAACTTGGTGGCCTGGGAGAAAGAGTACTGG GATTCTGTCACTTTAACCTTCCTGATGAACAGTTTCCTGAGGACTTCCAGTTTGATACAGAGGAGGTTAACTTCCCGACTGAGAACCTGTGTTTCATTGGCCTTATGTCCATGATTGACCCTCCTCGTGCAGCTGTCCCAGATGCCGTGGGCAAGTGTAGGAGTGCTGGAATCAAG GTTatcatggttacaggtgatcatccAATCACAGCCAAGGCCATTGCTAAGGGAGTGGGTATCATATCTGAGGGCAATGAAACTGTTGAAGACATTGCTGCTCGCTTAAACATTCCTATTAACGAAGTCGACCCAAG GGATGCCAAGGCTTGTGTGATCCATGGTGGAGATCTGAAGGACCTGACTGCTGAGCAATTAGATGATGTCTTGAAACACCACACAGAAATAGTGTTTGCCAGAACTTCTCCTCAGCAGAAGCTGATTATCGTTGAAGGCTGCCAGAGACAG GGTGCCATTGTAGCTGTAACTGGTGATGGTGTGAATGATTCTCCTGCTCTGAAGAAGGCTGACATTGGTGTGGCTATGGGTATTGCTGGATCTGATGTATCCAAACAGGCTGCTGACATGATCCTTTTGGATGACAACTTTGCTTCAATTGTCACTGGAGTAGAAGAAG GTCGTCTGATCTTTGACAACTTAAAGAAATCCATTGCTTACACCTTGACCAGTAACATCCCTGAGATCACCCCCTTCCTCCTCTTCATCTGTGCCAACATTCCTCTTCCTTTGGGTACCGTCACAATCCTCTGTATCGATCTGGGAACTGACATG GTTCCTGCTATCTCCTTGGCCTATGAAGCTGCTGAGAGCGACATCATGAAGCGGCAACCCAGAAACCCCAAGACGGACAAACTTGTGAATGAGAGGCTCATTAGCATAGCCTACGGTCAGATCG GTATGATTCAAGCTCTGGCTGGGTTCTTTACATATTTTGTCATCCTGGCTGAAAATGGCTTCCTGCCATCAACATTGCTGGGTATTCGTGTATTATGGGATGACAAATATGTTAATGACCTGGAAGACAGTTATGGCCAACAGTGG ACATATGAGCAGAGGAAGATTGTGGAGTTCACATGCCACACCGCTTTCTTCACCAGTATTGTAATTGTACAGTGGGCTGACTTGATCATCTGCAAGACCAGAAGGAACTCTGTCTTCCAGCAAGGAATGAA GAATAAGATTCTCATCTTtggactgtttgaggaaactgctcttgcagCCTTCCTGTCCTACTGCCCAGGAATGGATGTTGCCCTTAGAATGTACCCACTAAA ACCAAACTGGTGGTTCTGCGCCTTCCCCTATTCACTCCTTATCTTTATTTATGATGAAATCCGAAAACTTATCATCCGACGCAGCCCAGGAG GTTGGGTGGAGAGGGAGACCTACTATTGA
- the LOC127444694 gene encoding sodium/potassium-transporting ATPase subunit alpha-1 isoform X1, producing MGRGEGREQYELAATSEQGGKKSKSKGKKEKDKDMDELKKEVDLDDHRLSLDELTRKYSTDLTRGLSVARAKEILARDGPNALTPPPTTPEWVKFCKQLFGGFSTLLWIGAILCFLAYGIQAASEEEPANDNLYLGIVLSAVVMITGCFSYYQEAKSSKIMDSFKNLVPQQALVIRDGEKNNINAEEVVVGDLVEVKGGDRIPADLRIISAHGCKVDNSSLTGESEPQTRTPDFSNENPLETRNIAFFSTNCVEGTARGIVINTGDRTVMGRIATLASGLEVGRTPISIEIEHFIHIITGVAVFLGVSFFILSLILGYTWLEAVIFLIGIIVANVPEGLLATVTVCLTLTAKRMAKKNCLVKNLEAVETLGSTSTICSDKTGTLTQNRMTVAHMWFDNQIHEADTTENQSGTSFDRSSSTWAALARVAGLCNRAVFLAEQENIPILKRDVAGDASESALLKCIELCCGSVKGMREKYYKIAEIPFNSTNKYQLSIHKNLNSSETKHLLVMKGAPERILDRCSSILIQGKEHPLDDEMKDAFQNAYLELGGLGERVLGFCHFNLPDEQFPEDFQFDTEEVNFPTENLCFIGLMSMIDPPRAAVPDAVGKCRSAGIKVIMVTGDHPITAKAIAKGVGIISEGNETVEDIAARLNIPINEVDPRDAKACVIHGGDLKDLTAEQLDDVLKHHTEIVFARTSPQQKLIIVEGCQRQGAIVAVTGDGVNDSPALKKADIGVAMGIAGSDVSKQAADMILLDDNFASIVTGVEEGRLIFDNLKKSIAYTLTSNIPEITPFLLFICANIPLPLGTVTILCIDLGTDMVPAISLAYEAAESDIMKRQPRNPKTDKLVNERLISIAYGQIGMIQALAGFFTYFVILAENGFLPSTLLGIRVLWDDKYVNDLEDSYGQQWTYEQRKIVEFTCHTAFFTSIVIVQWADLIICKTRRNSVFQQGMKNKILIFGLFEETALAAFLSYCPGMDVALRMYPLKPNWWFCAFPYSLLIFIYDEIRKLIIRRSPGGWVERETYY from the exons GAAGGTCGAGAACAATATGAGCTGGCGGCCACATCAGAGCAGGGGGGCAAGAAGTCAAAGTCCAAGGGcaaaaaagaaaaggataaaGATATGGATGAACTCAAAAAAGAAGTGGACTTG GATGATCACAGACTGTCACTGGATGAGCTCACTAGGAAATACAGCACTGATTTAACCAGG GGATTGTCAGTTGCTCGGGCAAAGGAAATCTTGGCACGTGATGGACCCAATGCATTGACTCCACCTCCAACAACCCCAGAATGGGTTAAGTTCTGCAAGCAGCTCTTTGGAGGATTCTCAACTCTCCTGTGGATTGGAGCTATCCTTTGTTTTCTTGCATATGGAATCCAGGCAGCCTCGGAGGAGGAACCTGCCAATGACAAC TTGTATCTGGGAATTGTGCTTTCTGCTGTCGTGATGATTACTGGATGTTTCTCATACTATCAAGAGGCCAAGAGCTCAAAGATCATGGACTCCTTCAAGAACCTTGTCCCTCAG CAAGCCTTGGTTATCCGTGATGGTGAGAAGAACAATATCAATGCTGAGGAAGTGGTGGTTGGAGATCTTGTGGAAGTAAAGGGTGGCGACAGAATTCCTGCTGATCTGCGTATCATTTCTGCTCATGGATGCAAG GTTGACAACTCTTCACTTACCGGTGAATCTGAGCCCCAGACTCGTACTCCTGATTTCTCCAACGAAAACCCTCTGGAGACCAGAAACATTGCATTCTTCTCTACCAACTGTGTTGAAG GTACTGCCAGAGGTATCGTCATCAACACTGGTGACCGTACTGTCATGGGTCGTATCGCCACCCTTGCCTCTGGTCTTGAAGTTGGTCGCACTCCCATCTCCATTGAGATTGAGCATTTCATCCACATCATCACTGGTGTAGCTGTCTTCCTGGGTGTTTCCTTCTTCATCCTGTCCCTGATCCTTGGCTACACTTGGCTGGAAGCAGTCATCTTCCTGATTGGTATCATTGTTGCCAATGTGCCAGAAGGTCTCTTGGCTACTGTAACT GTGTGTCTGACTCTGACTGCCAAACGTATGGCGAAGAAGAACTGCCTTGTAAAGAACCTCGAAGCGGTTGAGACTCTTGGCTCAACCTCAACCATCTGCTCTGACAAGACTGGAACTTTGACCCAGAACCGAATGACTGTGGCTCACATGTGGTTTGACAACCAGATTCATGAAGCAGACACCACAGAGAACCAGAGTGGAACCTCCTTTGATAGGAGCTCATCTACATGGGCCGCCCTTGCACGAGTCGCTGGCTTGTGCAACCGTGCtgtcttccttgctgagcaagaAAACATCCCAATTCTTAAG AGAGATGTGGCTGGTGATGCCTCAGAATCTGCCCTCCTAAAGTGTATTGAGCTCTGCTGTGGTTCAGTGAAGGGAATGAGAGAGAAGTACTACAAGATTGCAGAGATTCCTTTCAATTCCACCAACAAATACCAG CTTTCCATCCACAAGAACCTCAATTCATCTGAAACCAAACACCTGCTGGTCATGAAAGGAGCTCCTGAGAGAATCCTGGACAGATGCTCCTCTATTTTGATCCAGGGAAAAGAGCATCCCCTTGATGATGAGATGAAGGATGCCTTCCAGAATGCCTACTTGGAACTTGGTGGCCTGGGAGAAAGAGTACTGG GATTCTGTCACTTTAACCTTCCTGATGAACAGTTTCCTGAGGACTTCCAGTTTGATACAGAGGAGGTTAACTTCCCGACTGAGAACCTGTGTTTCATTGGCCTTATGTCCATGATTGACCCTCCTCGTGCAGCTGTCCCAGATGCCGTGGGCAAGTGTAGGAGTGCTGGAATCAAG GTTatcatggttacaggtgatcatccAATCACAGCCAAGGCCATTGCTAAGGGAGTGGGTATCATATCTGAGGGCAATGAAACTGTTGAAGACATTGCTGCTCGCTTAAACATTCCTATTAACGAAGTCGACCCAAG GGATGCCAAGGCTTGTGTGATCCATGGTGGAGATCTGAAGGACCTGACTGCTGAGCAATTAGATGATGTCTTGAAACACCACACAGAAATAGTGTTTGCCAGAACTTCTCCTCAGCAGAAGCTGATTATCGTTGAAGGCTGCCAGAGACAG GGTGCCATTGTAGCTGTAACTGGTGATGGTGTGAATGATTCTCCTGCTCTGAAGAAGGCTGACATTGGTGTGGCTATGGGTATTGCTGGATCTGATGTATCCAAACAGGCTGCTGACATGATCCTTTTGGATGACAACTTTGCTTCAATTGTCACTGGAGTAGAAGAAG GTCGTCTGATCTTTGACAACTTAAAGAAATCCATTGCTTACACCTTGACCAGTAACATCCCTGAGATCACCCCCTTCCTCCTCTTCATCTGTGCCAACATTCCTCTTCCTTTGGGTACCGTCACAATCCTCTGTATCGATCTGGGAACTGACATG GTTCCTGCTATCTCCTTGGCCTATGAAGCTGCTGAGAGCGACATCATGAAGCGGCAACCCAGAAACCCCAAGACGGACAAACTTGTGAATGAGAGGCTCATTAGCATAGCCTACGGTCAGATCG GTATGATTCAAGCTCTGGCTGGGTTCTTTACATATTTTGTCATCCTGGCTGAAAATGGCTTCCTGCCATCAACATTGCTGGGTATTCGTGTATTATGGGATGACAAATATGTTAATGACCTGGAAGACAGTTATGGCCAACAGTGG ACATATGAGCAGAGGAAGATTGTGGAGTTCACATGCCACACCGCTTTCTTCACCAGTATTGTAATTGTACAGTGGGCTGACTTGATCATCTGCAAGACCAGAAGGAACTCTGTCTTCCAGCAAGGAATGAA GAATAAGATTCTCATCTTtggactgtttgaggaaactgctcttgcagCCTTCCTGTCCTACTGCCCAGGAATGGATGTTGCCCTTAGAATGTACCCACTAAA ACCAAACTGGTGGTTCTGCGCCTTCCCCTATTCACTCCTTATCTTTATTTATGATGAAATCCGAAAACTTATCATCCGACGCAGCCCAGGAG GTTGGGTGGAGAGGGAGACCTACTATTGA
- the LOC127444694 gene encoding sodium/potassium-transporting ATPase subunit alpha-1 isoform X3, producing MDELKKEVDLDDHRLSLDELTRKYSTDLTRGLSVARAKEILARDGPNALTPPPTTPEWVKFCKQLFGGFSTLLWIGAILCFLAYGIQAASEEEPANDNLYLGIVLSAVVMITGCFSYYQEAKSSKIMDSFKNLVPQQALVIRDGEKNNINAEEVVVGDLVEVKGGDRIPADLRIISAHGCKVDNSSLTGESEPQTRTPDFSNENPLETRNIAFFSTNCVEGTARGIVINTGDRTVMGRIATLASGLEVGRTPISIEIEHFIHIITGVAVFLGVSFFILSLILGYTWLEAVIFLIGIIVANVPEGLLATVTVCLTLTAKRMAKKNCLVKNLEAVETLGSTSTICSDKTGTLTQNRMTVAHMWFDNQIHEADTTENQSGTSFDRSSSTWAALARVAGLCNRAVFLAEQENIPILKRDVAGDASESALLKCIELCCGSVKGMREKYYKIAEIPFNSTNKYQLSIHKNLNSSETKHLLVMKGAPERILDRCSSILIQGKEHPLDDEMKDAFQNAYLELGGLGERVLGFCHFNLPDEQFPEDFQFDTEEVNFPTENLCFIGLMSMIDPPRAAVPDAVGKCRSAGIKVIMVTGDHPITAKAIAKGVGIISEGNETVEDIAARLNIPINEVDPRDAKACVIHGGDLKDLTAEQLDDVLKHHTEIVFARTSPQQKLIIVEGCQRQGAIVAVTGDGVNDSPALKKADIGVAMGIAGSDVSKQAADMILLDDNFASIVTGVEEGRLIFDNLKKSIAYTLTSNIPEITPFLLFICANIPLPLGTVTILCIDLGTDMVPAISLAYEAAESDIMKRQPRNPKTDKLVNERLISIAYGQIGMIQALAGFFTYFVILAENGFLPSTLLGIRVLWDDKYVNDLEDSYGQQWTYEQRKIVEFTCHTAFFTSIVIVQWADLIICKTRRNSVFQQGMKNKILIFGLFEETALAAFLSYCPGMDVALRMYPLKPNWWFCAFPYSLLIFIYDEIRKLIIRRSPGGWVERETYY from the exons ATGGATGAACTCAAAAAAGAAGTGGACTTG GATGATCACAGACTGTCACTGGATGAGCTCACTAGGAAATACAGCACTGATTTAACCAGG GGATTGTCAGTTGCTCGGGCAAAGGAAATCTTGGCACGTGATGGACCCAATGCATTGACTCCACCTCCAACAACCCCAGAATGGGTTAAGTTCTGCAAGCAGCTCTTTGGAGGATTCTCAACTCTCCTGTGGATTGGAGCTATCCTTTGTTTTCTTGCATATGGAATCCAGGCAGCCTCGGAGGAGGAACCTGCCAATGACAAC TTGTATCTGGGAATTGTGCTTTCTGCTGTCGTGATGATTACTGGATGTTTCTCATACTATCAAGAGGCCAAGAGCTCAAAGATCATGGACTCCTTCAAGAACCTTGTCCCTCAG CAAGCCTTGGTTATCCGTGATGGTGAGAAGAACAATATCAATGCTGAGGAAGTGGTGGTTGGAGATCTTGTGGAAGTAAAGGGTGGCGACAGAATTCCTGCTGATCTGCGTATCATTTCTGCTCATGGATGCAAG GTTGACAACTCTTCACTTACCGGTGAATCTGAGCCCCAGACTCGTACTCCTGATTTCTCCAACGAAAACCCTCTGGAGACCAGAAACATTGCATTCTTCTCTACCAACTGTGTTGAAG GTACTGCCAGAGGTATCGTCATCAACACTGGTGACCGTACTGTCATGGGTCGTATCGCCACCCTTGCCTCTGGTCTTGAAGTTGGTCGCACTCCCATCTCCATTGAGATTGAGCATTTCATCCACATCATCACTGGTGTAGCTGTCTTCCTGGGTGTTTCCTTCTTCATCCTGTCCCTGATCCTTGGCTACACTTGGCTGGAAGCAGTCATCTTCCTGATTGGTATCATTGTTGCCAATGTGCCAGAAGGTCTCTTGGCTACTGTAACT GTGTGTCTGACTCTGACTGCCAAACGTATGGCGAAGAAGAACTGCCTTGTAAAGAACCTCGAAGCGGTTGAGACTCTTGGCTCAACCTCAACCATCTGCTCTGACAAGACTGGAACTTTGACCCAGAACCGAATGACTGTGGCTCACATGTGGTTTGACAACCAGATTCATGAAGCAGACACCACAGAGAACCAGAGTGGAACCTCCTTTGATAGGAGCTCATCTACATGGGCCGCCCTTGCACGAGTCGCTGGCTTGTGCAACCGTGCtgtcttccttgctgagcaagaAAACATCCCAATTCTTAAG AGAGATGTGGCTGGTGATGCCTCAGAATCTGCCCTCCTAAAGTGTATTGAGCTCTGCTGTGGTTCAGTGAAGGGAATGAGAGAGAAGTACTACAAGATTGCAGAGATTCCTTTCAATTCCACCAACAAATACCAG CTTTCCATCCACAAGAACCTCAATTCATCTGAAACCAAACACCTGCTGGTCATGAAAGGAGCTCCTGAGAGAATCCTGGACAGATGCTCCTCTATTTTGATCCAGGGAAAAGAGCATCCCCTTGATGATGAGATGAAGGATGCCTTCCAGAATGCCTACTTGGAACTTGGTGGCCTGGGAGAAAGAGTACTGG GATTCTGTCACTTTAACCTTCCTGATGAACAGTTTCCTGAGGACTTCCAGTTTGATACAGAGGAGGTTAACTTCCCGACTGAGAACCTGTGTTTCATTGGCCTTATGTCCATGATTGACCCTCCTCGTGCAGCTGTCCCAGATGCCGTGGGCAAGTGTAGGAGTGCTGGAATCAAG GTTatcatggttacaggtgatcatccAATCACAGCCAAGGCCATTGCTAAGGGAGTGGGTATCATATCTGAGGGCAATGAAACTGTTGAAGACATTGCTGCTCGCTTAAACATTCCTATTAACGAAGTCGACCCAAG GGATGCCAAGGCTTGTGTGATCCATGGTGGAGATCTGAAGGACCTGACTGCTGAGCAATTAGATGATGTCTTGAAACACCACACAGAAATAGTGTTTGCCAGAACTTCTCCTCAGCAGAAGCTGATTATCGTTGAAGGCTGCCAGAGACAG GGTGCCATTGTAGCTGTAACTGGTGATGGTGTGAATGATTCTCCTGCTCTGAAGAAGGCTGACATTGGTGTGGCTATGGGTATTGCTGGATCTGATGTATCCAAACAGGCTGCTGACATGATCCTTTTGGATGACAACTTTGCTTCAATTGTCACTGGAGTAGAAGAAG GTCGTCTGATCTTTGACAACTTAAAGAAATCCATTGCTTACACCTTGACCAGTAACATCCCTGAGATCACCCCCTTCCTCCTCTTCATCTGTGCCAACATTCCTCTTCCTTTGGGTACCGTCACAATCCTCTGTATCGATCTGGGAACTGACATG GTTCCTGCTATCTCCTTGGCCTATGAAGCTGCTGAGAGCGACATCATGAAGCGGCAACCCAGAAACCCCAAGACGGACAAACTTGTGAATGAGAGGCTCATTAGCATAGCCTACGGTCAGATCG GTATGATTCAAGCTCTGGCTGGGTTCTTTACATATTTTGTCATCCTGGCTGAAAATGGCTTCCTGCCATCAACATTGCTGGGTATTCGTGTATTATGGGATGACAAATATGTTAATGACCTGGAAGACAGTTATGGCCAACAGTGG ACATATGAGCAGAGGAAGATTGTGGAGTTCACATGCCACACCGCTTTCTTCACCAGTATTGTAATTGTACAGTGGGCTGACTTGATCATCTGCAAGACCAGAAGGAACTCTGTCTTCCAGCAAGGAATGAA GAATAAGATTCTCATCTTtggactgtttgaggaaactgctcttgcagCCTTCCTGTCCTACTGCCCAGGAATGGATGTTGCCCTTAGAATGTACCCACTAAA ACCAAACTGGTGGTTCTGCGCCTTCCCCTATTCACTCCTTATCTTTATTTATGATGAAATCCGAAAACTTATCATCCGACGCAGCCCAGGAG GTTGGGTGGAGAGGGAGACCTACTATTGA